A window of Synergistaceae bacterium genomic DNA:
CTGACGGAGTCGAGAGTCACGGAATGAATCGCGTTCCCCGTTTTGCTGAATACGTTAAAAAAGGCTGGATTAACGTAAATGCTAAATGTGAACTCGTAAAAGCTAAGGGCGCAGCAGAAAACTATGACGGGCATTTGGGAATCGGCGTAATTAATGCGCTTTTTTGCTCAGATAGGGCTATGGCTCTTGCAAAGGAACACGGAATCGGACTTGTCGCGCTGAAAAATAGTACTCACTGGATGAGGGGCGGCACTTATGCGTGGAAAATGGCCGAGTCAGGTTTTGTCGGAATAAGCTGGATCAGCACAGAAAGTTGTATGCCCATGTGGGGGAGCGATGTAGAAAGCGTCGGCAATAACCCATTTTGTGTAGCAATCCCGCGTGAAGACGGTCAAATTGTCGTTGATATGGCAATGAGTCAATATGCTTACGGAAAATTAGGCGTTTACAGACTCGCAGGTAAGCAGTTACCTTATCCGGGCGGCTTTGACAAAGAAGGCAATCTCACAACAGACCCCGCAGCAATCGAAGAATCACGGCGAATCCTCCCGACAGGTTATTGGAAGGGCACGAGTCTAGCTATTGCACTTGACTTGGCCGCAGCAGCAATTTCTAACGGGTTAGTCGGTTCTGACATGGACGGCGAAAATTATAGAGGCAGCTGCACAGGTTGTTCACAAATTTTTATAGCGGTTGATCCGTATATGTTTGGGAGTCATGACGAGATTCAGGAAAAATTAAACCGTCGAGTCAAAATCGCAGACAGCGCACACCCAATCGACCCCGCTCACCCCGTAAAATGTCCGGGAGAAAGCACGATTTTACGCCGCAAAAAAAGTATGTCAGAAGGCGTTCAAGTTGATGATATAATTTTTGAACAAGTGAAAGCGCTCGCAGACGGTCGGGAATTTGCCGGCCACATCGAGTAAATTTTTATAGGAGGGTAAAATTATCATGTTCACAGGAAAAATTAAGGAAGCAGCAAAGTATGATTATCTCGCGGAAAAATTCAAGCTGGGCTATAAGTGGCTTGCAGAAAACGACATTAAGTCAATGGCCTTAGGAAAATACGAAATTTCTGGCGATGACGTTTTTGCGGAAGTCCAGAGCTACACGACCGAACCAGCAGACAAACGCAAATTTGAGACCCACGACAAATATTTTGATATTCAGTACATGGTCGAAGGTGCAGAAATGTTCGGAGTATGCGCCCGCGAAGGTCTCAAGCTGACAGACGCTCCGGAAGGCAAAGACGTAAAATTTTATGATGATCCGGAAATTTTCGGCATGGTGTTATTGAACGAGGGAGATTTTATCGTCGTCTCAACAGAAGAAGCCCACAAACCCAGATGCGCAGCCGGTCAGCCCGCAAAGGTGAAAAAAGTTGTAATCAAAGTTAAAGCATAACAGGAGGAAAATTTTATCATGAGACAAAATGTTTATGATTTAGGCGGAGGCTTAAGACTCGTCGATCTGTCAAAACTTGTTGATCCTGCGACTGAAACTCGACGCTGCAAATTGTATCGCTTCAACACCGGCGGACCGATTCCCGATTTTCACACGAACGTCGATATCATGACTCACTTAGGGACTCACGCTGAATGCCCCTATCATCATAACGATAACTGGCCGGACGTTACTGGAATCCCCTTAACAACTTTTGTAGGACGCGGCGTTTATGTAGATTTCAAAGAGTCCTGCGCTCCTAATTCGCACATTACAGCCAAAGACTTAGACCGCGAGGCAAAAAAAGTACGTGAGGGCGATATTGTGATAATTGACTCGTCTTACAAGTTAAACCCCTTCACACCCGACACTAACACGGAGAAAGATAAAAGACTCTTTGTCAACGGCGAGACAGCAGAATGGTTTAAAGCCAAGAAGGTCAAAGCAGTAGGATTTGGCGACGGCGTGTCAATCGAGAACTGCAACGAGGACGTAAAGCCATTTCACGATATTTTATTAGCTGAGGGCATTATATTTATTGAAGTCTTGAAGAATCTCGAAAGCCTGCACAAAGATGTATTTTTCATGTCATTTGCACCGCTTCCCATCGTAGGACTTGACTCGAGTCCCGTTCATGCTTATGCAATCGAGGGTATAAAGGAGTTCTCCGAATGAGAATAGCTGTAATCGGCGCGGGAGCAATGGGTTCAATTTACGGCGGCAGACTCTCGCAGAACAACGAAGTATATTTAATCGACACTAATCCGGCAGTAATTGAGGCTGTAAACTCTGACGGACTAAAACTTGAGGAAAACGGCGAAGATAAAATTTTTCACCCGAAAGCAGTCGCAAAAACTGAAGGATTTAAACCCGTCGATTTGATTATATTGTTCGTGAAGGCTTTATTTTCGCGCGCAGCACTTGAGGGCAACAAGCATTTAATTGACTCTCATACTTATTTAATGACTCTGCAAAACGGTTCAGGCCATGAAGATATTTTGTCGGAATTTGTGAAACCTGAGCGAATCATAATCGGCACAACTGAAGACAACGGCGCAGTATTAGCCCCCGGTCATGTCAGGCACGGCGGAAAAGGCAATACAAATGTAGGAATGCTCGTAAAAGATTCTGACTCGTTCCTCCCAAAGTTGAAGGAATCATTTGACTCGTGCGGATTTAATGTCAGGATTCACGAGAATATTCAACAGTTAATCTGGAATAAATTATTTGTCAATGTCGCATTGAGTGCCGTTACTGGTGTCCTAAAATGTGAGATCGGCTTTATCACTGCAAACGAGAACACATTTAACCTCACGAAAAAATTATTGCATGAGGCCGTAACAGTCGCACACGCATTAAATCTCGAAGCAGACGAAAACGCGTTACTTGACGAAATTAGAGAGGTCGCAAAAAATTCCCCGCACGGTATTACTTCAATTTGCGCTGACATGAGAGCAGGCCGAAGAACTGAAGTCGACACGATAAGCGGTTCAGTCGTGAAAGCTGCTGCAAAATGCGGAGTTAGTGTCCCTTGTCATGAATTTATTGTGAATCTGATTCATGCGATGGAAAGTGTAAAATCTTAACGAGGTGAAAATTTTCATGAAAGCAGTACGAATTATCGAGCCTTTCAAAGTTGAATGTATTGACGTACCTAAGCCCGAACCCAAAGAAGGCCAAGCGTTATTAAAGATTATGTCTGCTGGGATTTGCGGATCTGACATAGGCGCGTTCAGAGGCACTAATAATCTTGTGAGTTATCCCAGAATTATCGGTCATGAGCTGTCAGCTGTTATTGTGTCGATTCCTGCCGATAATCCCAAAGGGTTGCAGCCCGGCGATAGAGTCGTTGCTGAACCTTATATGTTCTGCGGTAAGTGCTACCCATGCAGAATCGGCCGAACAAATTGCTGTACTCATATGCAGACTTTAGGTGTTCACAGAGACGGCGGAATGTGTGAATATTTTTGCCATCCTGCAAATATGCTCGTGAAGATCCCCGACGGAATGACATGGGAACAAGCAGCAATGGCCGAACCTTTAACTATTAGCTTGCACGGGATTCACAGAGGCGGACTCAAGGCTTGCGAATTTTGCGCAGTTATCGGAGCAGGCCCAATCGGTTTAGCTGCTGCAATGGCTGCACAGGCTTATAACGCACACGCGATTTTAATCGATATAGTTCAAGAAAGACTCGATTACGCAAAGAAAGTCGGCATTGAATACACTATTAACTCAGCAAATGAGAACACAGCCGAACGAATCGCAGAAATTACCGGCGGAGACATGGCGCAGTTAGTAGTCGAATGTTCCGGCGCAAATTCACAGATTAGAGCAGCTCTCGATTATGCATCACACGCAGGGAGAATTACTCTAACCGGCTGGCCAAAGAAAGAAACGAGTCTCCCGACAGATTTAATCACGAAGAAAGAATTAGACATCAGGGGCGGACGCAACAGCGCAAAAGAGTTCGAGGAAGCATTAGAGTTAATACACTCAAAGCGCGTCGACATGGAGAAATTATTAACGAAGGTCGTATCAGTCGAAGAAGCTCCGGCAGCGATAATTGACATCGAGAAGAACCCCGGCAATTACATGAAAGTTATCGTTAAATTCTAATTTAAGCGCGAATAAACTTTTTTTCCCCTGTTGAGTACTTCAGCGGGGGAAAATTTTTTTTGCATTAGTGTATAATAACAGCAAAATTTTTCAGGAAGGAATGAATCAATCAATGAATACAGCTTTAGACTTAGAAAATTATGATGTTGATATTGATGTTCGAGCGTCCTTAAATGAAGAGCGGGAACTTATGGACACAGAGGAATTAAGGAAAATTGCGCGGGGAATAATCGCACAGCATAGAGAAGCATTCGAGGCACTTGCAAATGCGTGAGATAACATTAGAACAAGTCATAATTTTGCACTCTGACATGATTAGGGCGACGGGCGGCAGCGATGGAATCAGAGACAAAGGTTTGCTTGACTCGGCAGTAAATGCACCGTTTCAAACTTTCGGCAGTTATGACGTTTACCCGACAATTTATGAGAAGGCTGCGAGATTGGGCTTCGGTCTTGCGCAAAATCATGCATTCGTCGACGGAAATAAAAGAATCGCGGCTTTAATTGTATTAGAATTTCTCAAGATTAACGGGATAGAAATTGACTGCACAGAATTTGAATTATTCTCGTTATTCTATAAGCTGGCAGCCTCTGAAATCTCGTTTGAATATCTCGTCGAATGGATAAAGACTCACGAAGCCCATTAAAATTTTTACTCAAAATGGTACTCGCCGCTCCCGTATCATTTCATTAAAGCGTTCTGTTATAAATTCCCGTTTTATTTCCTGCTTAAATTTTCTGTCGCGAATCAAGTGCCATAAAGTTACAAGAATCCCCCCTACATCAAGCCGCTATTGCAGTGTAAAGAATATTGCTTCCTGACGCTAACGTATTATTTTGCGGGTCTTGACTTCATAGACTTTTGGCGAGCTGTATTTTTCCGGATCATAAAATAATCTGTGAATCAATGCGACAATATAATTTATTAATTCTGCGAGGGCTGCTCCTCTTGTAATGCTCCACATGTCGACGTTAAATTTTGTCAGCAAAGTTTTTGACAAGTCATTATCGATAGTGCTAATAAACGGCACCGGGAGTCCCTGCTTCGTGAAATAATCTGTCCCGAAATGAACTGCTTGACGTAATATTGCTGCGGGTAAAGTCATTTTATCGGCCTTTATCTGTTCATATGCGCGCGTGAAAATTTGCGGAGTAGGCACCAGACCCGTTATTATCGTATTATTTACGTTATATGACGTAAAATCTGATGTAGTAAGAGAGTCCGACAAAATATTAACCTGCCCAAATATCCAGCCCATTATCGGATCATGTCCCAGCGTCCTGAATCTATGGCTCGTCCCTGCAAGTCCTGCTTCAAATTGCGCGCCTCCTTTTATCGCGTCATAAGGCACTGAAGCAAGCAAAATATCTTGATAACTCTTTGGGATAAAGCCTTTCATTAAATAAATTATCGTCTTCAGTGTGTGAATTGAATCTGAATTTATCATTTGAAAGCACGTACCATCGCACGCACTGTATAGCCGTCGCAAGAAAAAGAAATGTTATATCGAGCCCGTTTAAATTAGTCTTCTGCTCAAATTCGCGGTCAAGGTCATCAAGAATTTTTTCAGAATTGTGCGCTACATCTGCGACCCTGTTAGACTCGTCAATTATTTTGTGCATGTTGCGAATCGTTTTATCTGTCTGAGAGTCAAGTTTTGCTGATTCGGCGTGCAAAGTCTCAAGTTCTGCGCTTAATTCCCGCCGTCTTCGCATTATTTCTTGAATATTCATAAATTTTCACACTCCCGAAAAAATGGAGCCCGCTTTTATTGCAGACTCCGTTAAAATTTTGTCTTATGCTGCCTTTGCTGCTTCCCTTTGAGCCTCTACTTGTTGTAAATTCTGATAATATCCGGCTGTCTCTGAATCAATGCTAAGACCTTTTTGCTTGAGACCTCGTGCACAGCCTTCAATTTCTTTGACGAGTTCTAATGCTTCAAATGCGATTTTCTCTGCTTTCTCGCGTGAAAGTTTATGAGATTCTATTTCATGCTGAAGTCTTGCAAGCTGATTGAAAAATTCTTTTGCCTGAGAGCGTAATTTACTCTCGTACTCTTTGGATGCTTTATTGTATCCGCGCTTTTCGCCTTCTGTCCTTGCCTCATCAGCTTTTATATCCGATAATAAACAGTACGCAAATAACAATCCTGTACCCTTTGCAACAGTAGCTACACTTACACCGCATATTGTTGCAGAACCAATCGCAGACGCAGCCGCCAACGCTATAGCACTCCCAGCCGCCGTAGCACCAGCAGCAATAGCTCCGCCAACAAAGGGTATTATGAGAATTACTGAAATGTTCATAAGCAAAATTATTAATTTTTATTGTTTCGCCGTCAATCCTCCGTCAACGCACAAAATTTGACCCGTTATAAAATCTGCTGCCTCACTGCACAAAAATAACGCCGCTGAAGCAATGTCCTTTTTCTGTCCGATTCGCCCTAATGGTATGCGGTTTATTAGTGAATCATAAAAATTTTTGTCGTCAAGCTGGAAAGAGTTTATCTGCGTCCTAACAAATGTCGGGGCTATGGCGTTCACGTTGATATTATATTTTCCCCATTCACATGCTAATTGCTTTGTGTACATGTTTAATGCGCCTTTGCTCGTGCAGTATGCAATATAATCTTTGTCGGTGCCGATAATGCTTTTGACTGACGAGAGATTTAAAATTTTGCCGGCTCTCTGAGGAATCATGAATCTTTTTCCGGCCTCGCGCGTTATGTTGTGAAGTGAGTTAATGTTCAAGTTCATTACGTTAAAGAATGAGTCAGAGTCATAATCTTCAGCAGGCAATAAAATATTTTTCCCAGCGCAATTAACGAGAATATCAAGCCGCCCGAAATCCTTTGCGATTCTGTCCATGAGTGAATTAATAGAGTCCTGATTTGTAATATCGCATTTAATCCCGCAAAAATCTTCGGAGTCTTCAGCCTTACGACCGCAAATAATAACTCTCGCGCCGTAATCTTTAAAAGTTTTCGCAATCTCACCGCCGAGTCCTCCGTTACCGCCGGTTATAAGCGCAATTTTGTTATAAAGTGAGAAAATATTTTCAAGCATGATATTTTTTCCTCCTGTTCTTCCTGTTTATAAGTCATTGAGTCGAGCAAGTAATCAAAAATTTTCTGCATTGCCGAGTCCTGTATAAATTCCGGCGAATCTTTGCAGCCTCCGTGAAAAGTCTGCGTTATCTCCATCTGCGAAAAAATTAAATCAAATTCAGGCGGCTGGCCCAACAATCTATCACCAAATGACGCAAGAGCCTTCAAATACTGCACGTCCCATTTCGGCACAATTGAAATATTTACGACGGGAATATTATATTTGCGGTAAATTTTATCGTCGCTTTCGGGCAAAAATTTCACGAGTTCTGTATTATGACGGCCAAGCAAATTTTTATTTGTTAGACGCTTTATATTGCCGTTAATTACTATTGAGTCCCCGTAACCGCACAAATCAAGATTTATCACTCCTGCAAATGACTTCATATTATGAGTCTCGGCGAAAAATTTTGCTCCCTCGTGATTATTTTCTTCTGCGTCGGTAAATACAAATTTTGCGGAAATATTTCGCGACTTTAACTCGTGATATAAATCAATTAATATGCAGACCGCCGCGACGTTATCATTTGCACCGCAAGAAAGTCTGTAATTATCATAATGAGCCGAGAATAAATATTTAGAATCTATGCCCGACTCGAATTCGTAATTAATTATGCCGCCTTGAGAGTCTTTAATTTCGTAATTAATTCCCTCGCCTGATAAAACGCTTTCAAGTGCTTTGCGCCTCTCTAGTAAATCACACAGCGACAAATTTTTTACATGACGGCTAATAACACGCATTTAACGGAACTTTTATTACTATCTTGCGAATCTTGGCCGGTTTATTATTAACAGCTATTGCAGGCACATGAACGTCCCACGGAAAATAAATCGCGAACGTCCCTATTTCCAGCGGTATTAAGCCCTCTCGAATGTCAGCATTATTCTTGTAAAATAAAATATCGCGCGGGGTATCTAATAAATTTTCATCAACGATATTGCTTCCGTCGTCGTTATAGAATGCAGCGTTTTCCGGGCCTCCTAGACACAAAAACTGAACGTCTATAAATTTTCTGTGAATCTCAGGACGCAATTTTTCGCGCGGACTCGTCTCAATGTCTAGCACCTGCAAAATCATATCTGTATCAGCAAGTTTTATATCAAATTTACCGAGTTCATGGCTTGCTAAGTCCTCATTCTTTAAAAATTTCAATGCAGCAGCAAGAGGAGCAGGCAATAATTTTATCTGCGTGTCAAAAAATTCGTTGTTCACATTCCCGTAAATCATAATAACAGTCCTCCATAAAAGCAATGAATCAAAAAATAATCCCTCCCGCATTATAACAGGAGGGAAAAAATTTTATTCCGCAAAAATATCTTCAGTCTTTACAGCAGGCTCTATTACTTCTGAGTCGCTCTCTTCAACCTTTTTGCGCGTGGGCTTGTAGCTGATACCTCTGAATGGGTCTGCTCCCGTTCCTGCCGGTATTAAGTGTCCGATTATAACATTTTCTTTCAGGCCGTTTAACGGGTCTAACTCGCCTTTAACTGCTGCACCCGCTAAAACCTGCGCCGTTTGCTGGAATGATGCCGCACTCAAGAAGCTGTCTGTTGCAAGAGCCGCTTTTGTGATTCCATGAATGAACGGTTTGCACTCCGGCATTTCTCGCATTTTGCGCACAAATGTAAAGTCCCGGATTAAGTGATATTCATCAATTTTTGCATTTGCTGCCCTCGCGATAATCTCAAGGGGATTCAATGCCGCAATTTGTTCAATAACTGAGGCCTTTAACTCTAGTCCCGGCTTGACTTTAAATAATGAGTCGTCTTCGGGGTCGTCAATAATTTCAGGTTCAGGCTTTGACTCGATAACTGGTGCTGCTGATTCTTCCTCGTCATCGTCGGAGTCTTCAAAGATTCCTGCAAGAGCTTCGTCTAATTCCGGCGTTGATTCTTCGGTGTTAGATTCTGACTCTTGTTCGGGCTTCTCTTCTTCCGGAGGTCTGCCAACTTTGATTTCTTCATATTTAACAAGTGAAGGATCTGCAACAGTGAGACTCAGCAAAAATTTATTTCGTAATTTACTCGTCAAGAATTTCACAAGCACGTCATAACGCGTTAAAATGCCGTCTTCAGTCTCTAGCCTGTCAATTTTCCCTGACGCAAAATCTTCTATTACTTGAGAGTCAATATTTCTGCCGGTTGCTTCACCGTCTTCGAATAATTCTTTGTCCCATAATTCTTTGCTCATCAGCAATTTTTTAAGGGAGTCGACGACATCAACTTTTTCTACTGCGCTCCAAACTTTTATATCACGCAAACCGCTTTGTGAAATATCCTGCGCAAAAGTATCATTTACGAGCGTATCTTTAGGCTGTACCAGTCTTACACCGGCCATTACGTCTTCAGCAGCCCATTTATTATTTGTGATTCGTGTGAGAGCGTCTCTGTCTCTGATACGAATAATAATCGGGTCTCCTGCCGTAATTTTTCGGAGTTCATCGCGTCCGAGCTTGATACCCTTTTTGATTTTACTTTTGCCGATTTTGACATCACGTACGAGTCTCATGCCCTCCATTTTTCTGCGGAAGGCTGCACGTCCGAGAATCACGTCAACAATTTGATCTTCATGCTGTACAGTCAATAAATTAACGGAGCTTCCGGGAGTCAAAATTTTCGTCAATGATTCCTCGTCTAATTCCTTGCCGATAATGTCCTGTAAA
This region includes:
- a CDS encoding YhcH/YjgK/YiaL family protein, with the translated sequence MFTGKIKEAAKYDYLAEKFKLGYKWLAENDIKSMALGKYEISGDDVFAEVQSYTTEPADKRKFETHDKYFDIQYMVEGAEMFGVCAREGLKLTDAPEGKDVKFYDDPEIFGMVLLNEGDFIVVSTEEAHKPRCAAGQPAKVKKVVIKVKA
- a CDS encoding cyclase family protein, producing MRQNVYDLGGGLRLVDLSKLVDPATETRRCKLYRFNTGGPIPDFHTNVDIMTHLGTHAECPYHHNDNWPDVTGIPLTTFVGRGVYVDFKESCAPNSHITAKDLDREAKKVREGDIVIIDSSYKLNPFTPDTNTEKDKRLFVNGETAEWFKAKKVKAVGFGDGVSIENCNEDVKPFHDILLAEGIIFIEVLKNLESLHKDVFFMSFAPLPIVGLDSSPVHAYAIEGIKEFSE
- a CDS encoding ketopantoate reductase family protein — its product is MRIAVIGAGAMGSIYGGRLSQNNEVYLIDTNPAVIEAVNSDGLKLEENGEDKIFHPKAVAKTEGFKPVDLIILFVKALFSRAALEGNKHLIDSHTYLMTLQNGSGHEDILSEFVKPERIIIGTTEDNGAVLAPGHVRHGGKGNTNVGMLVKDSDSFLPKLKESFDSCGFNVRIHENIQQLIWNKLFVNVALSAVTGVLKCEIGFITANENTFNLTKKLLHEAVTVAHALNLEADENALLDEIREVAKNSPHGITSICADMRAGRRTEVDTISGSVVKAAAKCGVSVPCHEFIVNLIHAMESVKS
- a CDS encoding zinc-binding alcohol dehydrogenase family protein produces the protein MKAVRIIEPFKVECIDVPKPEPKEGQALLKIMSAGICGSDIGAFRGTNNLVSYPRIIGHELSAVIVSIPADNPKGLQPGDRVVAEPYMFCGKCYPCRIGRTNCCTHMQTLGVHRDGGMCEYFCHPANMLVKIPDGMTWEQAAMAEPLTISLHGIHRGGLKACEFCAVIGAGPIGLAAAMAAQAYNAHAILIDIVQERLDYAKKVGIEYTINSANENTAERIAEITGGDMAQLVVECSGANSQIRAALDYASHAGRITLTGWPKKETSLPTDLITKKELDIRGGRNSAKEFEEALELIHSKRVDMEKLLTKVVSVEEAPAAIIDIEKNPGNYMKVIVKF
- a CDS encoding type II toxin-antitoxin system death-on-curing family toxin: MREITLEQVIILHSDMIRATGGSDGIRDKGLLDSAVNAPFQTFGSYDVYPTIYEKAARLGFGLAQNHAFVDGNKRIAALIVLEFLKINGIEIDCTEFELFSLFYKLAASEISFEYLVEWIKTHEAH
- a CDS encoding SDR family oxidoreductase: MLENIFSLYNKIALITGGNGGLGGEIAKTFKDYGARVIICGRKAEDSEDFCGIKCDITNQDSINSLMDRIAKDFGRLDILVNCAGKNILLPAEDYDSDSFFNVMNLNINSLHNITREAGKRFMIPQRAGKILNLSSVKSIIGTDKDYIAYCTSKGALNMYTKQLACEWGKYNINVNAIAPTFVRTQINSFQLDDKNFYDSLINRIPLGRIGQKKDIASAALFLCSEAADFITGQILCVDGGLTAKQ
- a CDS encoding M28 family peptidase; protein product: MRVISRHVKNLSLCDLLERRKALESVLSGEGINYEIKDSQGGIINYEFESGIDSKYLFSAHYDNYRLSCGANDNVAAVCILIDLYHELKSRNISAKFVFTDAEENNHEGAKFFAETHNMKSFAGVINLDLCGYGDSIVINGNIKRLTNKNLLGRHNTELVKFLPESDDKIYRKYNIPVVNISIVPKWDVQYLKALASFGDRLLGQPPEFDLIFSQMEITQTFHGGCKDSPEFIQDSAMQKIFDYLLDSMTYKQEEQEEKISCLKIFSHFITKLRL
- a CDS encoding YhcH/YjgK/YiaL family protein, with the translated sequence MIYGNVNNEFFDTQIKLLPAPLAAALKFLKNEDLASHELGKFDIKLADTDMILQVLDIETSPREKLRPEIHRKFIDVQFLCLGGPENAAFYNDDGSNIVDENLLDTPRDILFYKNNADIREGLIPLEIGTFAIYFPWDVHVPAIAVNNKPAKIRKIVIKVPLNACY